In the genome of Macrobrachium nipponense isolate FS-2020 chromosome 34, ASM1510439v2, whole genome shotgun sequence, one region contains:
- the LOC135208038 gene encoding chitooligosaccharidolytic beta-N-acetylglucosaminidase-like has protein sequence MTGKHSCLGLLVWALLLIQSSQAFFSLPSPWGYRCASQNGTCIKEEKTGISGFTTLAHCKLTCGPHGVIWPKPKTSELGNEVVQFLPSNIDYRISAHPEVSALLREALAVFKNNLDQYNPKYSDGTELWNDQYDSKTVAHKVFIDITVSGMDTHLTLDTDESYTLAVLTKEDKTTATIIASNFFGARHALETLSQLIDYDENTKTLILVSTAMISDSPAFSYRGILLDTSRNFISVKAIERTLDAMAANKLNTFHWHITDSHSFPLYMPSLPKMAYYGAYSASQIYYPADVKHVVKYGRVRGIRVLPEFDAPAHVGNGFQWGPQHGLGNLVVCENREPWQSFCVEPPCGQLNIANPNMYDVLGQIYKEMVDLFGPIDLFHYGGDEVNLNCWNTTDEVTDWMTENGFGLDEKAYYNQWSVFQEKSQDLLTKANNGKKVPGIIWTSHLTEAGRADVYLNPHDYIIQIWTTGVDPLIGELLDKNFRVIFSNYDHWYLDCGFGAWVGEGNNWCSPYKGWQAVYDNSPIKIAKNLTTSFDRKLVLGGEAALWTEQADDAVLDSRLWPRGSALAERLWSDPDHNWQPAETRLIHQRQRLVQRGIQADRIQPQWCHQNEGLCYL, from the exons ATGACTGGCAAACACTCCTGCCTTGGGCTATTAGTTTGGGCATTATTGCTCATTCAGAGTTCACAGGCTTTCTTCTC ATTGCCTTCCCCGTGGGGATACAGATGTGCTTCACAAAATGGCACCTGCATCAAAGAGGAGAAAACAGGGATTTCCGGCTTCACTACATTAGCCCACTGCAAGCTGACTTGCGGTCCTCATGGAGTCATTTGGCCAAAGCCTAAAACATCAGAACTGGGAAACGAAGTGGTCCAGTTCCTCCCGAGCAACATCGATTACAGGATATCAGCTCACCCGGAAGTGTCAGCCCTCCTGAGGGAGGCTTTAGCCGTCTTCAAGAACAATCTAGACCAGTACAACCCAAAATATTCAGATGGAACGGAACTCTGGAATGACCAATATGATTCAAAGACAGTTGCCCACAAAGTATTCATCGACATCACTGTTTCCGGAATGGATACCCATCTGACACTGGACACCGATGAGTCCTACACCCTGGCAGTCTTGACTAAGGAGGACAAGACCACAGCAACAATCATCGCGTCTAACTTCTTCGGTGCCCGTCACGCCCTGGAAACCCTCTCCCAACTGATTGACTACGATGAAAACACCAAGACCCTCATCCTCGTCTCCACTGCCATGATCAGCGATTCCCCAGCTTTCAGCTATCGTGGAATTCTGCTGGACACTTCCAGAAACTTCATTTCCGTCAAAGCCATCGAACGCACCTTGGATGCTATGGCCGCCAACAAACTCAACACATTCCATTGGCACATCACGGATTCTCACTCATTCCCGCTCTATATGCCATCTCTCCCAAAAATGGCTTACTATGGGGCCTATTCTGCAAGTCAGATATACTACCCTGCTGACGTCAAGCACGTTGTTAAATACGGACGGGTGAGGGGCATACGGGTACTGCCCGAATTTGATGCTCCAGCTCATGTCGGAAATGGCTTCCAGTGGGGACCACAACACGGCCTCGGGAACCTAGTTGTCTGTGAGAACAGG GAACCGTGGCAGTCTTTCTGTGTGGAACCTCCCTGTGGCCAGCTGAACATCGCTAACCCTAACATGTATGATGTCTTGGGCCAGATCTACAAAGAAATGGTGGACCTCTTTGGTCCCATCGATTTATTCCACTATGGTGGTGATGAG GTCAACCTCAATTGCTGGAACACTACGGATGAAGTCACTGACTGGATGACTGAGAATGGCTTTGGGCTGGATGAAAAAGCTTATTACAATCAATGGAGTGTCTTCCAGGAGAAGTCCCAGGACCTCCTCACGAAAGCCAATAATGGTAAAAAGGTTCCAGGCATTATCTGGACTTCCCACCTCACAGAGGCTGGCCGGGCCGACGTGTATTTAAATCCACATGACTACATAATTCAGATCTGGACAACAGGCGTCGACCCACTGATCGGAGAACTTCTGGACAAGAACTTCCGCGTCATTTTCAGCAACTACGATCACTGGTATCTTGACTGTGGGTTTGGTGCCTGGGTCGGTGAAGGGAACAACTGGTGCAGCCCATACAAAGGCTGGCAAGCTGTTTATGACAACAGCCCCATCAAAATAGCCAAAAATCTTACCACCTCGTTTGACCGCAAACTCGTCTTGGGTGGAGAAGCAGCTCTCTGGACTGAGCAAGCTGATGATGCTGTTCTTGATTCAAGG TTATGGCCACGAGGATCTGCCCTGGCCGAAAGACTTTGGTCCGACCCTGACCACAACTGGCAACCGGCAGAGACTCGTCTGATCCACCAGAGGCAAAGATTGGTCCAGCGAGGAATTCAAGCTGACAGAATCCAGCCACAGTGGTGCCACCAAAACGAGGGACTTTGTTACCTTTAG
- the LOC135208035 gene encoding chitooligosaccharidolytic beta-N-acetylglucosaminidase-like — MDKIKFINVLLVGIFLFVPGSLATFALPSPWGYTCNSATGKCVKAERTGISSSISLSRCKLACGKEGVLWPKPTSVNLDGGITEFLPSNVTLSFTVSTEEVERLLQQATGIFKENLQMNHPEYVNGKASWEGFYDPATVAHVLHLDITVSGVDTRLKLETDESYSLSIATSGAQSTATIIAASYFGARHALETLSQLIAYEENTNALLLVSKATIGDSPVFPYRGILLDTSRNFYPVEAIERTLDAMAANKLNTFHWHVTDSHSFPIYLENLPKMTYYGAYSSSQIYHPADVKHIVEYGRVRGIRVLPELDAPAHVGNGFQWGPQHGLGNLAVCVNEEPWQSFCLEPPCGQLNLANEKMYEVLGQIYRDLINLFQPLDLFHFGGDEINLACWNSTKEIMDWMNANGFGTSEDAYYEQWSKFQEKALQLLTIANNNAKIPGILWTSHLTEKGRADLYLPKKDYIIQIWTEHNDSVIGELLDKKYRVIFSNYDHWYLDCGVGAWIGEGNNWCSPYKGWQTVYDNSPIEIARALASTPLDTSLILGGEAALWSEQADAATLDSKLWPRGSALAERLWSNPSHNWEAAQTRLIHHRQRLVQRGIQAERIQPEWCHQNEGLCNARKES; from the exons ATGGACAAGATCAAATTCATAAACGTTCTCTTAGTTGGCATATTCCTCTTTGTGCCAGGCTCCTTAGCCACTTTTGC GTTACCATCTCCTTGGGGCTACACCTGCAATTCTGCCACTGGAAAGTGTGTCAAAGCAGAAAGGACAGGCATATCCAGCAGCATTTCTTTATCCAGGTGCAAACTGGCTTGTGGCAAAGAGGGCGTTTTGTGGCCTAAACCAACCTCTGTGAATCTGGATGGAGGCATAACAGAGTTTTTGCCCAGCAATGTCACGCTCAGTTTCACAGTCTCCACAGAGGAGGTGGAAAGGCTCTTGCAACAAGCAACTGGTATCTTCAAGGAAAACTTGCAGATGAATCACCCAGAGTATGTCAATGGAAAGGCATCATGGGAGGGCTTCTACGACCCAGCAACTGTTGCTCATGTGCTCCACCTTGACATCACAGTAAGTGGAGTTGACACTAGGCTGAAACTGGAgacagatgaatcttattcatTATCCATAGCTACTTCAGGGGCTCAGTCCACAGCCACCATAATTGCCGCTTCATATTTTGGTGCTCGACACGCCCTAGAGACACTCTCCCAACTAATTGCCTACGAGGAGAACACCAATGCTCTTTTGCTCGTCAGTAAAGCCACAATTGGGGACTCTCCAGTCTTCCCATACCGAGGTATTCTACTTGACACATCCCGTAACTTCTATCCAGTGGAGGCTATTGAACGCACCCTTGATGCCATGGCTGCTAACAAGCTAAATACCTTCCACTGGCATGTGACAGACTCCCACTCATTTCCCATCTACTTGGAAAACCTGCCGAAGATGACTTACTATGGTGCCTATTCCTCTAGTCAGATCTACCACCCAGCAGATGTAAAGCACATTGTGGAATACGGGAGGGTCAGGGGAATTCGCGTCTTACCAGAGCTCGACGCACCAGCTCATGTTGGGAATGGCTTTCAGTGGGGGCCTCAGCACGGACTTGGAAACTTAGCTGTCTGTGTTAATGAG GAACCATGGCAATCCTTCTGTCTGGAACCCCCCTGTGGCCAACTGAATCTAGCCAACGAGAAGATGTATGAGGTTTTGGGCCAGATATACAGAGATTTGATTAACCTCTTCCAACCCCTTGACCTGTTTCATTTTGGAGGTGACGAA ATAAACCTCGCTTGTTGGAACAGCACCAAAGAAATTATGGATTGGATGAACGCAAATGGATTTGGGACCAGTGAGGATGCTTACTATGAGCAGTGGAGTAAGTTCCAAGAGAAGGCTCTGCAGCTGCTCACAATAGCCAATAACAATGCTAAGATTCCAGGAATCCTTTGGACTTCCCACCTGACAGAGAAGGGCCGCGCTGACTTGTACCTCCCAAAGAAAGATTATATCATCCAGATCTGGACAGAACATAACGATTCTGTCATAGGAGAACTCCTCGATAAGAAGTACAGGGTCATCTTCAGTAATTATGACCACTGGTACTTGGATTGTGGAGTTGGCGCCTGGATTGGGGAGGGAAATAACTGGTGTAGTCCATATAAAGGTTGGCAGACTGTTTATGACAACTCTCCTATTGAGATTGCCAGGGCTTTAGCTTCCACACCTCTGGACACCTCTCTCATTTTGGGTGGCGAAGCTGCTCTTTGGAGTGAACAAGCTGATGCTGCTACTCTGGATTCTAAG CTGTGGCCCCGTGGCTCTGCCCTAGCTGAGAGGCTCTGGTCCAACCCGAGCCACAACTGGGAGGCGGCACAAACCCGGCTGATCCACCACCGACAGAGACTGGTCCAGAGAGGCATCCAGGCAGAGCGAATCCAGCCCGAGTGGTGCCACCAGAATGAGGGACTCTGCAACGCCcgcaaggaatcgtag